One segment of Streptomyces sp. NBC_00576 DNA contains the following:
- a CDS encoding PmoA family protein: MNQMPNESLVLRVAGRPVGRYTGRPELPLRHAPRPYLHPVTTLAGTAVTELSPADHTHHLGVGVAIPDVEGHNFWGGRTYVRDQGPTELDNHGAQRHTAYQLRDPDGFVEELRWMIGGGELLRERRTVAATELTSTAWALDFTFSLTNITAAPLSIGSPATNGRPGAAYGGFFWRARKEAGTPDVFTAATEGESAVHGTRADWLALAGTTWTLVFAGATEQTRRDPWFVRAEEYPGVGSSLAFDERLPIGAGETVVRRIVTVVADGRLDRNEAAALVRKAVSA, from the coding sequence ATGAATCAGATGCCCAACGAGTCGCTGGTCCTGCGGGTCGCGGGCCGCCCGGTCGGCCGCTACACCGGCCGCCCGGAGCTGCCGCTGCGCCACGCGCCCCGCCCCTATCTGCACCCCGTCACCACCCTGGCCGGCACCGCTGTCACCGAGCTCAGCCCCGCCGACCACACCCACCACCTCGGCGTCGGTGTCGCCATACCCGACGTCGAGGGGCACAACTTCTGGGGCGGGCGCACCTATGTACGGGACCAGGGGCCGACCGAGCTGGACAACCACGGTGCCCAGCGGCACACCGCCTACCAGCTCCGCGACCCCGACGGCTTCGTCGAGGAACTGCGCTGGATGATCGGCGGCGGCGAGCTGCTGCGCGAGCGCCGTACGGTGGCCGCCACCGAACTCACCAGCACCGCCTGGGCGTTGGACTTCACCTTCTCCCTCACCAACATCACCGCCGCCCCCCTCTCCATCGGCAGCCCCGCCACCAACGGCCGCCCGGGCGCGGCCTACGGCGGCTTCTTCTGGCGGGCGCGCAAGGAGGCCGGCACCCCCGACGTCTTCACGGCCGCCACCGAGGGCGAGTCGGCGGTCCACGGCACCCGAGCCGACTGGCTCGCCCTGGCCGGCACCACCTGGACGCTCGTCTTCGCCGGCGCCACCGAACAGACGCGCCGCGACCCGTGGTTCGTCCGGGCCGAGGAGTATCCGGGGGTCGGCTCGTCGCTCGCGTTCGACGAACGGCTGCCGATCGGCGCGGGCGAGACCGTCGTACGCCGGATCGTCACCGTCGTCGCCGACGGGCGACTCGACCGGAACGAGGCCGCGGCTCTCGTACGGAAGGCGGTGAGCGCGTGA
- a CDS encoding glycoside hydrolase family 43 protein, translating into MITGADLGDGTYRNPVLNADWSDPDVVRVDDDFYLTASSFGRAPGLPLLHSRDLVNWTLVGHALERLQPAGEFTVPRHDCGVWAPSLRYHDDRFWIFWGDPDHGIFQVNSPAIRGPWTSPHLVKEGKGLIDACPLWDEETGEAYLVHAWAKSRSGVKNRLTGHRMHPEGTGLLDEGKVIVDGDRIPGWFTIEGPKLYQHDGWFWILAPAGGVETGWQGAFRSRDFFGPYEERIVLEQGDTDVNGPHQGGWVRTSAGEDWFLHFQQRGPYGRVVHLQPMSWGGDGWPVVGDAGTPVAVHRKPDLPVQTPAAPATDDDFPGGRFGRQWQWTANPRDGWAPQHSGDGLRLSCVRSADAHDLRKLPNILTQRLPGVECVVEVELRLDSEEPGARAGLAVLGDSFGWVGLERADDGTVRLVHRFAESVAQRERDADHPRVAPEGRVRLRIAIGAGARCRFAYDLGAGGGWESSGPVFAATPWRWVGALLGLFALAPVGGGHAGAATFTQFRVVSP; encoded by the coding sequence GTGATCACCGGCGCCGATCTCGGTGACGGGACCTACCGCAACCCGGTCCTGAACGCCGACTGGTCCGACCCGGACGTGGTCCGCGTCGACGACGACTTCTACCTCACGGCCTCCAGCTTCGGCCGGGCGCCGGGCCTGCCACTTCTCCATTCCCGGGACCTCGTCAACTGGACCCTCGTCGGCCATGCCCTCGAACGCCTGCAACCGGCGGGCGAGTTCACGGTTCCGCGCCACGACTGCGGTGTCTGGGCGCCCTCGTTGAGGTATCACGACGACCGGTTCTGGATCTTCTGGGGCGACCCGGACCACGGCATCTTCCAGGTCAACTCCCCGGCGATACGCGGCCCTTGGACCAGCCCGCACCTCGTCAAGGAGGGCAAGGGACTCATCGACGCGTGCCCGCTGTGGGACGAGGAGACCGGCGAGGCGTATCTCGTGCACGCCTGGGCCAAGTCCCGGTCGGGCGTGAAGAACCGGCTCACCGGCCACCGGATGCACCCCGAGGGCACGGGACTTCTGGACGAGGGCAAGGTGATCGTCGACGGCGACCGCATCCCCGGCTGGTTCACCATCGAGGGCCCGAAGCTCTACCAGCACGACGGCTGGTTCTGGATCCTGGCCCCCGCCGGGGGAGTGGAGACCGGCTGGCAGGGCGCCTTTCGCTCCCGCGACTTCTTCGGGCCGTACGAGGAGCGGATCGTCCTTGAGCAGGGGGACACCGACGTCAACGGGCCCCACCAGGGCGGCTGGGTGCGCACGTCGGCTGGCGAGGACTGGTTCCTCCACTTCCAGCAGCGCGGCCCGTACGGCCGGGTCGTGCACCTTCAGCCGATGAGCTGGGGCGGGGACGGCTGGCCCGTCGTGGGTGACGCCGGCACCCCCGTCGCCGTACACCGCAAGCCTGATCTGCCCGTGCAGACGCCCGCCGCGCCCGCCACCGACGACGACTTCCCCGGCGGACGGTTCGGCCGGCAGTGGCAGTGGACGGCCAATCCGCGGGACGGCTGGGCCCCGCAGCACTCGGGGGACGGGCTGCGACTGAGCTGCGTACGCAGTGCCGACGCCCACGACCTGCGGAAACTCCCGAACATCCTCACTCAGCGGCTGCCCGGTGTCGAGTGCGTCGTCGAGGTGGAGCTGCGGCTCGACAGTGAGGAGCCGGGGGCCCGGGCCGGGCTTGCCGTGCTGGGCGACTCCTTCGGCTGGGTCGGGCTTGAGCGGGCGGACGACGGGACGGTTCGGCTCGTCCACCGGTTCGCGGAGTCCGTCGCCCAGCGGGAGCGGGACGCCGATCATCCGCGGGTGGCTCCTGAGGGACGGGTCCGGCTGCGGATCGCGATCGGAGCGGGGGCGCGCTGCCGGTTCGCCTACGACCTCGGTGCCGGGGGCGGCTGGGAGTCGTCCGGGCCGGTGTTCGCGGCCACCCCCTGGCGCTGGGTCGGCGCCCTGCTCGGTCTCTTCGCGCTCGCACCCGTCGGCGGGGGACACGCCGGCGCGGCCACGTTCACGCAGTTCAGAGTGGTTTCACCGTAA
- a CDS encoding pectinesterase family protein has translation MTHFPSKRLPGAGAGRPAGRTLAAVVALVAALTLGAVGEGTAATSTTGGTATAAPRWTDQAHGFASLAGGTTGGAGGKVVTVTDQASLVKYAAAEEPYVIRVAGSIAVAPFGADVVVASNKTVIGVGDTGEIVHGELHLNPGTSNVVIRNLTIRDSYVEGDWDGKTTDFDAIQMDTVDHVWIDHNRFTHMGDGLLDIRKDSQYITVSNNQFTNHNKAFGIGWTPNVLTQITIDHNWFTGTKQRNPSADNCAYAHLYNNYVSAQVADGDPVWTYGNWSRGKTRMVIENSYYDGVQHPYQADATAELVQRGSILKNVSGRTDTWGTAFEPRDFYPYRLDPAAAVPTLVKRFSGPQQRIGAAVTLHVPADYPTVQAAVDAVPAGNDSPVTIAVAPGTYRAKVLIPAGKSNILLQGTGRSRSDTVIVYDTPAEYGGSTGSATVRIAANDVTARNLTFSNDFDEAAVELKGEQALAMKTTGDRIVFENTAFLGNQDTLMTDSPKLDVISRVYVRDSYIEGDVDFIYGRATTVIERSVIRALSRGSATNNGYLTAASTWTGNPYGFLITRSKVVSDAPADSFHLGRPWHPGGEPNAVAQVLFRDAELPAAVKASPWTDMSGFSWKDARFTEYRTYGPGAQVTADRPQLSATDASSFTVADYLNGTDGWAPYARR, from the coding sequence ATGACGCACTTCCCTAGCAAGCGCTTACCGGGCGCCGGCGCCGGTAGACCTGCCGGCAGAACCCTGGCAGCCGTCGTTGCTCTTGTGGCCGCTCTGACCCTCGGAGCGGTCGGTGAGGGGACGGCCGCCACCTCCACGACAGGGGGCACCGCGACGGCGGCTCCCCGCTGGACCGACCAGGCCCACGGTTTCGCCTCCCTCGCCGGCGGCACCACCGGCGGTGCGGGCGGCAAGGTCGTCACGGTCACCGACCAGGCCTCGCTGGTGAAGTACGCGGCGGCCGAGGAGCCGTACGTCATCCGGGTCGCGGGCTCGATCGCCGTGGCGCCCTTCGGAGCGGATGTCGTCGTCGCCTCGAACAAGACGGTCATCGGCGTCGGCGACACCGGCGAGATCGTCCACGGCGAGCTGCACCTCAACCCCGGCACCAGCAACGTCGTCATCCGTAATCTGACGATCCGTGACTCGTACGTAGAGGGCGACTGGGACGGCAAGACGACCGACTTCGACGCGATCCAGATGGACACCGTCGACCACGTCTGGATCGACCACAACCGCTTCACGCACATGGGCGACGGACTGCTCGACATCCGCAAGGACAGCCAGTACATCACCGTCTCCAACAATCAATTCACCAACCACAACAAGGCGTTCGGGATCGGCTGGACGCCCAACGTGCTCACCCAGATCACCATCGACCACAACTGGTTCACGGGCACGAAGCAGCGCAACCCGTCCGCCGACAACTGCGCCTACGCGCACCTCTACAACAACTATGTGTCGGCTCAGGTCGCCGACGGTGACCCGGTCTGGACGTACGGGAACTGGTCGCGCGGCAAGACCAGGATGGTCATCGAGAACAGCTACTACGACGGTGTCCAGCATCCCTACCAGGCCGACGCCACCGCCGAGTTGGTGCAGCGCGGGTCGATCCTGAAGAACGTCAGCGGGCGGACGGACACGTGGGGCACCGCCTTCGAGCCCCGCGACTTCTACCCCTACCGGCTGGACCCGGCCGCCGCCGTACCCACGCTGGTCAAGCGCTTCTCCGGGCCGCAGCAGCGGATCGGCGCCGCGGTGACGCTCCACGTCCCTGCCGACTACCCGACCGTCCAGGCCGCCGTCGACGCCGTGCCCGCCGGCAACGACAGCCCGGTGACCATCGCCGTCGCGCCGGGCACGTACCGCGCGAAGGTCCTCATCCCGGCCGGTAAGTCGAACATCCTGCTCCAGGGGACCGGCCGAAGCCGCTCCGACACCGTCATCGTCTACGACACGCCCGCCGAGTACGGCGGTTCGACGGGCAGCGCGACCGTCCGGATCGCCGCGAACGACGTCACCGCCCGCAACCTCACCTTCAGCAACGACTTCGACGAGGCCGCGGTCGAACTGAAGGGCGAGCAGGCGCTCGCGATGAAGACGACCGGCGACCGGATCGTCTTCGAGAACACCGCCTTCCTGGGCAACCAGGACACCCTGATGACCGACAGCCCCAAGCTGGACGTGATCAGTCGCGTCTACGTCCGCGACTCCTACATCGAGGGCGACGTCGACTTCATCTACGGGCGCGCGACGACCGTCATCGAGCGGTCGGTGATCCGCGCGCTGAGCCGGGGCTCCGCCACCAACAACGGCTACCTCACAGCCGCTTCGACCTGGACGGGCAATCCGTACGGGTTCCTGATCACCCGCTCCAAGGTCGTGAGCGACGCACCCGCCGACTCCTTCCACCTCGGCCGGCCCTGGCACCCGGGAGGCGAGCCGAACGCCGTGGCCCAAGTCCTGTTCCGGGACGCCGAGTTGCCCGCCGCGGTCAAGGCCTCGCCGTGGACCGACATGAGCGGCTTCTCGTGGAAGGACGCGCGCTTCACCGAGTACCGGACGTACGGGCCCGGCGCCCAAGTGACCGCAGACAGGCCGCAGTTGAGCGCCACCGATGCGTCGTCATTCACCGTCGCCGACTACCTGAACGGTACGGATGGCTGGGCCCCCTACGCCCGCCGCTGA
- a CDS encoding ABC transporter substrate-binding protein, protein MKISIRRSRRAAIAVALGSVLALTATACGDDGSGAGGDKGNEGSGKGQITFWDNNGGVRTDVWKEIIADFEKANPDIKVKYVGIPSDSIQSKYDTAIQGGGLPDVGGVGAAMLAGVAAQNALEPLDDRLKDSSLNGKLTPGMIDSVRSAGGGDELFTIPTSANNGTLWYRTDLFEAAKLDPPTTWSKFYAAADKLTDASKNKFGYTIRGGEGSIAQALDAMYGQSGITSFWKDAKTTVNDPKNVEALEKYTALFKKDTPSADVNNDFKKMVAQWDSGDIGMLSHNLGSYQDHLKALDGKFRGIPNPTQDDGTRVQVSNPVDGLGLFKSSKNKTASWKFIEFAVSHASNSKWNESAGAIPSNTEAAKDAWIQSAEATKLAAESLNSGTIKIVQLPYYLPDWNTISKADNEPNFQKVLLKKMSAKEFLDTLADQLNAAQAEWNEQVG, encoded by the coding sequence ATGAAGATCAGCATCCGCAGAAGCAGGCGCGCGGCCATCGCCGTGGCCCTGGGTTCCGTGCTCGCCCTGACCGCCACCGCCTGCGGAGACGACGGCAGCGGAGCGGGCGGGGACAAGGGCAACGAGGGCTCGGGCAAGGGCCAGATCACCTTCTGGGACAACAACGGCGGTGTGCGTACCGACGTCTGGAAGGAGATCATCGCCGACTTCGAGAAGGCCAACCCCGACATCAAGGTCAAGTACGTCGGGATACCGTCCGACAGCATCCAGTCCAAGTACGACACCGCGATCCAGGGCGGCGGACTGCCCGACGTCGGCGGGGTCGGCGCGGCCATGCTCGCCGGCGTCGCCGCACAGAACGCCCTGGAGCCGCTGGACGACCGGCTCAAGGACAGTTCGCTGAACGGCAAGCTGACCCCGGGCATGATCGACAGCGTGCGCAGCGCGGGCGGCGGCGACGAACTCTTCACCATCCCGACCTCCGCGAACAACGGCACGCTCTGGTACCGCACCGACCTGTTCGAGGCGGCGAAGCTGGACCCGCCGACGACCTGGTCGAAGTTCTACGCCGCCGCCGACAAGCTCACGGACGCGAGCAAGAACAAGTTCGGTTACACCATTCGCGGCGGTGAGGGGTCGATCGCACAGGCCCTGGACGCGATGTACGGGCAGTCCGGCATCACGTCGTTCTGGAAGGACGCGAAGACCACCGTCAACGACCCGAAGAACGTCGAGGCGCTGGAGAAGTACACCGCGCTGTTCAAGAAGGACACTCCGTCCGCCGACGTCAACAACGACTTCAAAAAGATGGTCGCCCAGTGGGACAGCGGCGACATCGGCATGCTGAGCCACAACCTCGGCTCCTACCAGGACCACCTGAAGGCGCTGGACGGCAAGTTCCGCGGAATTCCGAACCCGACGCAGGACGACGGGACCCGGGTTCAGGTCTCCAACCCCGTCGACGGGCTGGGGCTGTTCAAGTCCAGCAAGAACAAGACGGCCTCGTGGAAGTTCATCGAGTTCGCCGTCTCGCACGCGTCCAACAGCAAGTGGAACGAGTCTGCCGGCGCCATTCCCTCCAACACGGAGGCGGCGAAGGACGCGTGGATCCAGTCCGCGGAGGCGACGAAGCTGGCGGCCGAGTCGCTGAACAGCGGCACGATCAAGATCGTCCAGTTGCCGTACTACCTGCCCGACTGGAACACGATCTCGAAGGCGGACAACGAGCCGAACTTCCAGAAGGTGCTGCTGAAGAAGATGAGTGCGAAGGAATTCCTGGACACGTTGGCCGACCAGCTGAACGCTGCGCAGGCTGAGTGGAATGAGCAGGTGGGCTAG
- a CDS encoding rhamnogalacturonan acetylesterase: MSLSRRQVAAAALAAVPLAVAASESASAHSGRRSRTLYIAGDSTAAQKYADAAPETGWGMALPFFLGKGLEVSNHAVNGRSSKSFFDEGRLDAILEVIAPGDFLLIQFGHNDEKSADPVRYTEPWSTYQDYLRLYIDGARARGARPVLATSVERRKFDASGNALPTHGDYPAAMRALAEEERVALLDIQALSIALWQELGVEETKKYFNWTATEQDNTHFNPPGAIAVARLVAAGLVRRRVLAHRDVRRLDDVIPESWITWPPAVV; this comes from the coding sequence GTGTCGCTTAGCCGTAGACAGGTGGCCGCAGCTGCTCTTGCTGCCGTCCCTCTCGCTGTCGCCGCCTCGGAAAGCGCCTCGGCGCATTCCGGTCGTCGTTCTCGCACCCTCTACATCGCCGGTGATTCCACCGCCGCCCAGAAATACGCTGACGCCGCCCCGGAGACCGGGTGGGGAATGGCGCTTCCCTTCTTTCTGGGGAAGGGGCTGGAGGTTTCCAATCATGCGGTGAACGGGCGTAGTTCCAAGAGTTTCTTCGACGAAGGGCGGCTGGACGCCATTCTCGAAGTCATCGCCCCCGGTGACTTCCTGCTCATCCAGTTCGGGCACAACGACGAGAAGAGCGCCGATCCCGTCCGTTACACCGAGCCCTGGTCCACGTACCAGGACTATCTGCGGCTGTACATCGACGGTGCGCGGGCCCGTGGTGCCCGGCCGGTGCTCGCCACCTCCGTCGAGCGGAGAAAGTTCGACGCGAGCGGCAACGCACTGCCGACCCACGGCGACTACCCGGCGGCGATGCGTGCGCTCGCCGAGGAGGAGCGCGTGGCGCTGCTCGACATCCAGGCCCTGTCGATCGCGCTCTGGCAGGAGTTGGGGGTCGAGGAGACGAAGAAATACTTCAACTGGACAGCGACCGAGCAGGACAACACGCACTTCAATCCGCCGGGTGCCATCGCCGTGGCCCGGCTCGTCGCAGCCGGACTGGTGCGGCGCCGGGTGCTGGCGCACCGGGACGTGCGCCGCCTCGACGACGTGATCCCGGAGTCCTGGATCACCTGGCCGCCGGCCGTCGTCTAG
- a CDS encoding pectate lyase family protein gives MNARACHDHVTMKAAVLLGCTALVLTVTGPAAQAAAPARDLGHQTLAAGDGWGSDAGGTTGGSAADADHVYTVTTWAEFKAALKDGGSAPKIIKVKGMIDAVSEGCEAFTTGGYDLQQYLKDYDPAVWGNDKVASGPQEDARVASAANQDSVIKAAVPSNTTIVGVGKNSGILGGSLQIKAVSNVILRNLTIEAPLDCFPKWDPTDDNNTGNWNSEYDAVVVFGTDHVWIDHNTLTDGRYPDSERPSYFGKVFQQHDGLTDIVRGANYVTVSWNSFKDHDKNMLIGNSDSTATTDGGKLKVTMHHNEFDGILQRSPRVRFGQVDVYNNNYVVAEEQASDYYLFGVGISSQLYASDNAISLPAGAKVGKVLKKWNESPLTAKNNYVNGKLTDLIAVHNAEIPAETLQSGAGWTPTLRTKVDSPRAVPNVVSRGAGAGKVC, from the coding sequence ATGAACGCTCGCGCATGTCATGATCATGTCACCATGAAGGCCGCCGTCCTGCTCGGCTGCACCGCCCTCGTCCTCACCGTCACCGGCCCCGCCGCCCAGGCCGCCGCTCCGGCCCGTGACCTCGGCCACCAGACCCTCGCCGCCGGTGACGGCTGGGGGTCCGACGCGGGTGGCACGACCGGCGGTTCGGCCGCCGACGCCGATCACGTCTACACCGTCACCACCTGGGCGGAGTTCAAGGCCGCGCTGAAGGACGGCGGCAGCGCGCCCAAGATCATCAAGGTCAAGGGCATGATCGACGCCGTGTCCGAGGGCTGCGAGGCCTTCACCACCGGCGGGTACGACCTCCAGCAGTACCTCAAGGACTACGACCCGGCCGTCTGGGGCAACGACAAGGTCGCCAGCGGTCCGCAGGAGGACGCGCGGGTCGCGTCCGCCGCCAACCAGGACAGCGTCATCAAGGCCGCCGTCCCCAGCAACACCACGATCGTCGGCGTCGGCAAGAACTCCGGCATCCTCGGCGGCAGCCTCCAGATCAAGGCCGTCTCCAACGTCATCCTGCGCAACCTCACCATCGAGGCCCCCCTCGACTGCTTCCCGAAGTGGGACCCGACCGACGACAACAACACCGGCAACTGGAACTCCGAGTACGACGCCGTCGTCGTCTTCGGCACCGACCATGTGTGGATCGACCACAACACGCTCACCGACGGCCGCTACCCCGACAGCGAGCGGCCGAGCTACTTCGGCAAGGTCTTCCAGCAGCACGACGGGCTGACCGACATCGTGCGCGGCGCCAACTACGTCACCGTGTCCTGGAACTCCTTCAAGGACCACGACAAGAACATGCTGATCGGCAACAGCGACAGCACCGCCACCACCGACGGCGGAAAGCTCAAGGTCACCATGCACCACAACGAGTTCGACGGGATCCTGCAGCGCTCCCCGCGTGTGCGCTTCGGACAGGTCGACGTCTACAACAACAACTACGTGGTGGCCGAGGAGCAGGCGTCCGACTACTACCTCTTCGGCGTCGGCATCTCCTCCCAGCTGTACGCCAGTGACAACGCCATCTCCCTGCCGGCCGGCGCCAAGGTCGGCAAGGTGCTGAAGAAGTGGAACGAGTCCCCGCTCACCGCCAAGAACAACTACGTCAACGGCAAGCTGACCGACCTGATCGCCGTCCACAACGCCGAAATCCCCGCCGAGACGCTCCAGTCGGGCGCCGGCTGGACACCCACCCTCCGCACGAAGGTCGACTCGCCGCGCGCCGTGCCGAACGTCGTCAGCCGCGGTGCGGGCGCTGGCAAGGTCTGCTGA
- a CDS encoding pectinesterase family protein, translating to MINPELRFNRRSFVVASTGAALALGLAAPARAAGRTRFGRYGSPSRRLTEQTLYVDASGTGDFTTVQAAVTAVSGTGFTLVVAPGVYRETVAVTATRTELTLIGASENPRDVVIVYDNAAGTPKPGGGTYGTTGSATTLVQAAGFTARWITFANDWLRADHPEIAGTQAVAIKVQGDRSAFHHCRFLGHQDTLYADSMSREAYARQYFAHCYAEGDVDFVFGRATAVYERCHFRTLNRTDLTGTPYGFVLAPSTVGTNPRGYLVTGSRVTSEAPDAAYKLARPWVPSSDTTARPMLTVRDTHLGPGIDAVAPYTNMSDTYPWQSQRFAEYRNTGPGAKVVVAENRPQLTVAEAESATREAYLGDWAPWQGRWC from the coding sequence ATGATCAACCCCGAACTCCGGTTCAACAGAAGGTCGTTCGTCGTCGCGAGCACCGGGGCCGCACTGGCCCTGGGGCTCGCGGCCCCCGCCCGCGCGGCCGGCCGCACCCGCTTCGGCCGCTACGGCTCCCCGTCCCGCCGCCTGACCGAGCAGACCCTGTACGTCGACGCGTCCGGCACCGGCGATTTCACCACCGTCCAGGCAGCGGTAACCGCCGTGAGCGGCACCGGATTCACGCTGGTCGTCGCACCGGGCGTCTACCGCGAGACCGTCGCCGTCACCGCCACCCGTACGGAACTGACCCTGATCGGCGCCTCCGAGAACCCGCGCGACGTCGTCATCGTCTACGACAACGCCGCCGGCACCCCCAAGCCCGGCGGCGGCACCTACGGCACCACCGGCTCCGCCACCACCCTCGTGCAGGCCGCCGGCTTCACGGCCCGCTGGATCACCTTCGCCAACGACTGGCTCCGCGCCGACCACCCGGAGATCGCGGGGACCCAGGCCGTCGCCATCAAGGTGCAGGGCGACCGCTCGGCGTTCCACCACTGCCGGTTCCTCGGCCACCAGGACACCCTGTACGCCGACTCGATGAGCCGTGAGGCGTACGCCCGGCAGTACTTCGCGCACTGCTACGCCGAAGGCGACGTCGACTTCGTCTTCGGCCGCGCCACCGCCGTGTACGAGCGCTGCCACTTCCGCACCCTCAACCGCACCGACCTCACCGGCACCCCCTACGGCTTCGTCCTCGCGCCCTCCACCGTGGGCACCAACCCGCGCGGATACCTGGTCACCGGCAGCCGCGTCACCAGTGAAGCCCCGGACGCGGCCTACAAGTTGGCCCGCCCCTGGGTGCCCAGCTCCGACACCACCGCCCGCCCGATGCTCACCGTCCGGGACACCCACCTCGGCCCCGGCATCGACGCGGTCGCGCCCTACACCAACATGTCGGACACCTACCCGTGGCAGAGCCAGCGGTTCGCCGAGTACCGGAACACGGGCCCGGGAGCGAAGGTCGTCGTCGCCGAGAACCGTCCCCAACTCACGGTCGCCGAGGCCGAGTCGGCGACCCGCGAGGCGTACCTCGGCGACTGGGCGCCGTGGCAGGGGCGGTGGTGCTGA
- a CDS encoding pectinesterase family protein has product MRRRTLLTGIAGGLIATGTAPASASPARRVLHVRPGGSVQDAVDAVVAAGGTGRTIVVHPGTYREVVNIPAQAAGLTIRGATRDPRDTAIVYDNANGTQKPDGSGTYGTAGSATFTSAAPGLTVRDLTLANDWLRADHPEITGTQAVAAYVTGDRSQFTRVRLLAHQDTLFADTTALTAFDRHYYRDCYIEGDVDFVFGRARAVFEHCHFHTLDRDVAFKPEGMVFAPATARANPYGFLAVRGLVTSGAEDGAYKIARPWVPSYETTAWPSLVVRDSWLGPGIDAVTPYINMREAYPWQTMRFREYGNSGPGALIPVPENRPQLTATEAGEHTRRTYLGDWCPYERS; this is encoded by the coding sequence ATGCGCCGACGTACGCTGCTCACCGGAATCGCCGGAGGGCTGATCGCCACCGGTACGGCTCCCGCGTCAGCGTCCCCCGCCCGCCGTGTCCTGCACGTCCGCCCCGGCGGCTCCGTCCAGGACGCGGTGGACGCGGTGGTCGCGGCGGGCGGCACCGGCCGGACGATCGTCGTGCACCCGGGGACGTACCGGGAAGTCGTCAACATCCCTGCCCAGGCAGCCGGGTTGACGATCCGTGGCGCCACCCGCGACCCGCGCGACACCGCCATCGTGTACGACAACGCCAACGGCACCCAGAAACCCGACGGTTCGGGCACCTACGGCACCGCGGGCTCCGCCACCTTCACCTCGGCGGCGCCCGGCCTGACCGTACGCGACCTGACCCTCGCCAACGACTGGCTGCGCGCCGACCACCCGGAGATCACCGGGACGCAGGCCGTCGCCGCGTATGTCACGGGGGACCGGTCCCAGTTCACGCGTGTCCGGCTCCTCGCCCACCAGGACACCCTGTTCGCGGACACGACGGCACTGACCGCCTTCGACCGGCACTACTACCGCGACTGCTACATCGAGGGCGACGTCGACTTCGTCTTCGGGCGGGCCAGGGCCGTCTTCGAGCACTGCCACTTCCACACCCTCGACCGGGACGTCGCCTTCAAGCCCGAGGGCATGGTCTTCGCGCCCGCCACGGCCCGCGCCAACCCCTACGGCTTCCTCGCCGTGCGCGGGCTGGTGACCTCGGGAGCGGAGGACGGCGCGTACAAGATCGCCCGGCCGTGGGTGCCGTCGTACGAGACAACCGCCTGGCCCTCGTTGGTGGTTCGGGACAGCTGGTTGGGCCCGGGCATCGACGCCGTGACCCCGTACATCAACATGCGCGAGGCCTACCCATGGCAGACCATGCGTTTTCGCGAGTACGGCAACTCCGGTCCGGGCGCGCTGATCCCGGTGCCGGAGAACCGGCCGCAGCTCACCGCGACGGAGGCGGGCGAGCATACGAGGCGGACCTATCTCGGCGACTGGTGCCCGTATGAACGGTCGTGA